From Arcticibacter tournemirensis, one genomic window encodes:
- a CDS encoding head GIN domain-containing protein, which yields MKKIFASFGWILLLLPFLSFAGTRTMFSPVSHPMADTETRQVSGFHSISSGGSFDVFVKLGNTESLRLEGDEDLFSKIETRVENGDLKIRYKTGVRISGWNKKVSVYITARSLRSLSVSGSGDMEVSGTIKGDKLDTRVSGSGSITLTASVNAFTSAVSGSGEIKAEGSAKTASIQISGSGEFEGKELRTDKADVKVSGSGSVTIHANTLLNAVVSGSGDVYYSGNPRVNQTKSGSGKVSRI from the coding sequence ATGAAAAAGATATTTGCATCATTCGGCTGGATATTGTTATTACTGCCTTTTTTAAGCTTCGCAGGTACAAGGACTATGTTTAGTCCGGTTAGTCACCCTATGGCTGATACTGAAACCAGACAGGTTTCGGGCTTTCATTCAATTAGCTCCGGAGGTTCGTTCGATGTTTTTGTTAAACTTGGCAACACTGAAAGCCTTCGTTTAGAGGGCGACGAGGATTTGTTTAGCAAGATTGAAACAAGGGTGGAGAACGGCGACTTAAAAATACGCTACAAGACTGGGGTACGCATTAGTGGATGGAACAAAAAAGTGTCGGTTTATATTACGGCCCGCTCGCTGCGCAGCCTTAGTGTCAGCGGATCGGGCGATATGGAAGTAAGCGGAACAATAAAGGGCGACAAGCTGGATACCCGTGTAAGCGGATCTGGAAGCATTACTCTTACAGCTTCAGTTAACGCGTTTACTTCCGCAGTAAGCGGATCGGGCGAAATAAAAGCTGAAGGATCTGCAAAGACTGCCAGTATACAAATCAGCGGTTCCGGTGAGTTTGAAGGAAAAGAATTACGGACAGATAAGGCAGATGTTAAAGTGAGCGGATCCGGCAGCGTAACGATTCATGCAAATACATTGCTGAATGCTGTTGTGAGCGGATCAGGTGACGTTTATTATTCGGGCAATCCCCGCGTAAATCAAACGAAAAGCGGTTCGGGAAAAGTATCAAGAATCTAA
- a CDS encoding DUF2490 domain-containing protein, whose amino-acid sequence MHTLPVILRIVTLILLILSFLPAFAQKTQTEQSGWLAWFNSYKVSPRLGIHFDVQARSADNWEYVKNLLIRPGLTYHFNAQHNVTAGYALIKTFADSDIPGGKDLTEHRIWEQYIFAHKIKALPLTHRFRVEQRFIERSNDDLFSQRLRYFARLMIPFKSTSGNFKSGLFAALQNEVFLNLQNKSDLNNKVFDQNRAYVAAGFRLSPKADIEAGYLNQYVRGLNSNTANHVVQLAVYTRF is encoded by the coding sequence ATGCACACACTACCTGTTATTTTAAGAATTGTTACTTTAATTCTGCTCATTTTATCCTTTCTTCCTGCTTTCGCTCAAAAGACCCAAACAGAGCAGAGTGGCTGGCTTGCCTGGTTTAATAGTTATAAGGTTTCTCCCCGTTTAGGGATACATTTTGACGTACAGGCGCGCTCTGCCGATAATTGGGAATATGTAAAGAATCTGCTTATACGGCCGGGCTTAACTTACCATTTTAACGCTCAGCATAATGTAACTGCCGGTTATGCTTTGATAAAAACTTTTGCCGATAGCGATATACCTGGAGGGAAAGATCTTACCGAACATCGTATATGGGAGCAATATATTTTTGCTCATAAAATTAAAGCTCTCCCTTTAACCCATAGGTTTCGGGTAGAGCAAAGGTTTATAGAAAGAAGCAATGATGACTTGTTTTCACAACGATTAAGATACTTTGCCCGTTTGATGATTCCCTTTAAAAGTACTTCAGGAAACTTCAAGAGCGGTCTGTTTGCAGCTTTACAAAATGAGGTATTCTTAAATCTTCAGAACAAGAGCGATTTGAATAACAAGGTGTTCGATCAGAACCGGGCTTATGTAGCTGCAGGTTTCCGCTTAAGTCCCAAAGCAGATATCGAAGCGGGGTATCTCAATCAATACGTCAGGGGCCTCAACAGTAACACAGCAAACCATGTTGTTCAACTGGCTGTTTATACCAGGTTTTAA